A DNA window from Candidatus Thermoplasmatota archaeon contains the following coding sequences:
- a CDS encoding DegT/DnrJ/EryC1/StrS family aminotransferase, translating into MKSIPFCIPDIGEEEINEVVDTLRSGWLTTGPKTEKFEYEFAKYVKGTEP; encoded by the coding sequence ATGAAGAGTATTCCTTTTTGTATTCCGGATATAGGTGAAGAAGAAATAAACGAAGTCGTTGACACTTTAAGGTCGGGCTGGCTGACTACTGGACCAAAGACTGAGAAATTTGAATATGAGTTTGCTAAATACGTGAAGGGGACAGAGCCC